From a region of the Maridesulfovibrio ferrireducens genome:
- a CDS encoding phage tail protein has protein sequence MKFTHNIISKYLFLFLLLLFVSVHSSAIAGDATSFDPTSVAVEPKAISGVPIGGVIPWTSGTVPEGFLECNGQSTSGYTDLAAIVGGTVPDLRGEFIRGWDHGKGVDSGRAIKSSQNSAMESHSHQTTITVSGSGIVRGATKSMMVSAGGFLTGAGTPANQAISFSASGTGTSTPAGSGTENRPRNYSMMYIIKAE, from the coding sequence ATGAAATTCACACACAACATTATATCTAAATATCTTTTCCTTTTTCTGCTTCTTCTCTTCGTTTCCGTGCATTCCTCCGCAATAGCAGGAGACGCAACAAGCTTTGATCCGACAAGTGTAGCTGTTGAACCTAAAGCCATCAGCGGAGTACCAATCGGCGGAGTTATTCCATGGACATCTGGAACTGTTCCAGAAGGATTTCTTGAATGTAACGGTCAATCCACGTCAGGATATACGGACCTCGCGGCAATAGTAGGTGGTACCGTTCCTGATCTCCGGGGTGAATTTATTCGAGGCTGGGATCACGGCAAGGGAGTTGATAGCGGCCGAGCTATTAAAAGTAGCCAAAACTCCGCCATGGAAAGCCATTCTCATCAAACCACAATTACTGTTTCAGGTAGTGGAATTGTGCGGGGAGCAACCAAAAGTATGATGGTTAGTGCCGGAGGTTTCCTGACAGGTGCGGGAACCCCGGCAAATCAGGCTATATCTTTTTCCGCTTCAGGAACCGGAACCTCGACTCCCGCCGGAAGTGGAACAGAGAACCGTCCACGCAATTATTCCATGATGTATATCATCAAGGCTGAGTAG
- a CDS encoding TrbI/VirB10 family protein encodes MSDSPNSLTRPKIKITKLDSKILYIAVAIGVLLVIILIYAVNTSTSKNEKQAQNIINPIFETDMKQPITAPENANGLSLPQKKEEEKAPLEIETEKPLVTVVRPKGPSEAEKQRVKELQEVRSFKFDRMRAALTAPLKVETSSTNKKQNQIVQTSFDDVRSRHPLTASGTIAGINGEPDERKEKEEFLNARAAQKDSWRLPYERVPGARCELKTGSVITGIMISGINSDLPGQIIGQVSKNIYDTATGTYMLIPQGSRMVGVYDSRVAVGQSRVLVAWNRIIFPDGSSITLGVMPGTDIGGYAGYSGDVDNHYLKTFGSAAIMSLISGGTAYAMDSFNKSSSSNQTPTLQDELGSAVASQLGQSTLQLLQMNVKLKPAISTEPGKRFNMVVTKDIVFARPYRPYRS; translated from the coding sequence ATGTCAGATTCTCCTAACAGCCTAACGCGCCCCAAGATAAAAATAACTAAATTAGACAGCAAAATTTTATATATTGCTGTGGCAATCGGAGTTTTGCTGGTCATAATTCTGATCTATGCGGTCAACACCTCCACAAGCAAAAATGAAAAGCAAGCTCAGAATATTATTAACCCCATATTTGAAACGGACATGAAGCAACCAATTACAGCACCTGAAAATGCAAATGGTCTGTCCCTACCTCAGAAGAAGGAAGAGGAAAAAGCACCACTAGAGATTGAGACTGAAAAACCTCTTGTCACAGTTGTGAGGCCCAAAGGTCCATCTGAGGCTGAAAAGCAAAGAGTAAAAGAATTGCAGGAAGTTCGTTCATTCAAATTCGACAGAATGCGAGCGGCGTTAACGGCACCGCTTAAGGTGGAAACATCTAGTACTAACAAAAAACAAAATCAAATTGTGCAGACTTCTTTCGATGATGTTCGGTCCCGTCATCCTCTTACAGCTTCTGGAACAATCGCTGGAATCAACGGAGAACCTGACGAACGAAAGGAAAAGGAAGAATTCCTTAACGCACGCGCTGCACAAAAAGATTCATGGCGATTGCCATACGAAAGAGTTCCGGGCGCAAGATGTGAACTGAAAACAGGATCAGTAATAACAGGCATCATGATATCCGGCATTAATTCAGATCTCCCCGGTCAGATCATAGGACAGGTGAGCAAAAATATTTATGACACTGCAACTGGAACCTACATGCTTATTCCGCAAGGCTCCCGCATGGTCGGAGTCTATGATTCACGGGTAGCTGTCGGACAGTCTCGAGTGCTGGTTGCATGGAACCGCATAATCTTTCCTGACGGGTCTTCCATCACTCTCGGGGTTATGCCCGGTACGGATATCGGAGGCTACGCCGGCTATTCAGGAGATGTGGATAACCATTACCTGAAAACATTCGGTTCAGCGGCAATCATGAGTTTGATAAGCGGTGGTACGGCCTATGCCATGGACTCTTTCAACAAGAGTTCTTCTTCAAACCAGACTCCAACTCTACAAGATGAACTCGGATCAGCTGTTGCCAGTCAATTAGGACAATCTACCCTTCAGTTACTCCAAATGAATGTGAAGCTGAAGCCGGCTATTTCCACCGAACCGGGCAAAAGGTTCAATATGGTTGTTACCAAAGATATCGTCTTCGCCCGTCCATACAGACCATACAGGAGTTAA
- a CDS encoding type IV secretory system conjugative DNA transfer family protein: MNNQYGLGESKKKKHKWLPYLLFMFVVTLMAMLYATQNTAELYGYHQALGKPVYKQFYWPWMIVIWMQKLAPNEPLDRIIAMAQIIFIAPQVIVIGFSQFFLRKPEGVSDIHGTAHWASKKEITKAGLLESTGVYVGGWQNKNVLNYLRHNGPEHIMVFAPTRSGKGVGLVLPTLLSWDESSIVLDIKGENWALTSGWRKSQGHKVLKFDPTNTSGKSARYNPLSEVRLDGPQAIPDAQNIANMIVDPDGKGLKDYWNKAAFGFLGGAILHCMILLRITSGQHATLNDLSLMLADEDKEMTELFDEMLHIEHDNLLIELFGPEITESAVAIKKFISAAAREMLNKSGAELSGVVSTAVANMALYRDPVVARSTSGCDFRITDLMNNESPISLYLVIRPSDIDRLRPLIRLILNMVLRRLTENMEFQNGSVKESYKHRLLLMLDEFTSLGKMEIFERALAFMAGYGIKAYIIVQDLTQLQSAYGRDESIMSNCHLRIAYAPNKIETAKTLSEMTGKRTVIQNKTSLSGSRSGHLGRASVSISEVARPLLTPDECMRLPGAEKNRDGNIVRPGAMLIFPAGFAPIYGKQILFFLDPEFLKRAKITAPDKSDILAEIVPCKEKPAKTETQTKTEADRKELDDLIEETEVHEEC; the protein is encoded by the coding sequence ATGAACAACCAATACGGACTCGGAGAAAGCAAAAAAAAGAAACATAAATGGCTGCCTTATCTGCTGTTTATGTTTGTAGTCACCCTTATGGCCATGCTCTATGCAACTCAGAATACAGCAGAACTCTACGGATACCATCAGGCTCTAGGTAAACCTGTATATAAACAATTTTACTGGCCGTGGATGATTGTAATCTGGATGCAAAAACTTGCTCCTAATGAGCCTCTGGACCGGATTATAGCGATGGCCCAAATAATTTTTATCGCTCCTCAAGTTATAGTTATTGGGTTCTCTCAATTTTTCTTAAGGAAACCCGAAGGAGTCAGCGATATCCACGGCACAGCTCACTGGGCCAGCAAAAAAGAAATTACTAAGGCCGGTCTGCTCGAAAGCACAGGAGTTTATGTGGGTGGGTGGCAAAACAAGAACGTTCTCAACTATCTGCGCCATAACGGACCTGAACACATTATGGTTTTTGCTCCTACACGTTCAGGTAAAGGAGTAGGCCTTGTTCTACCCACTCTGCTCTCATGGGATGAAAGCTCAATTGTTCTCGATATCAAAGGTGAAAACTGGGCTTTAACTTCCGGCTGGAGAAAATCTCAGGGGCACAAAGTTCTTAAATTTGACCCGACTAATACTTCCGGAAAATCTGCAAGATACAACCCTCTTTCCGAAGTAAGGCTGGACGGCCCGCAGGCTATTCCTGATGCCCAGAATATTGCCAACATGATTGTTGATCCGGATGGTAAAGGTCTCAAGGATTACTGGAACAAGGCGGCATTCGGCTTTCTAGGAGGAGCTATTCTTCATTGCATGATACTGCTTCGTATCACATCCGGACAGCACGCTACACTTAATGATCTTTCCCTGATGCTTGCTGATGAAGACAAGGAAATGACTGAACTTTTCGATGAGATGCTCCATATCGAACATGACAACTTATTGATTGAACTTTTCGGCCCTGAAATCACAGAATCAGCCGTTGCTATCAAAAAATTTATTTCAGCTGCCGCAAGAGAAATGCTCAACAAATCTGGCGCTGAGCTTTCCGGAGTTGTCTCAACTGCGGTAGCGAACATGGCTCTTTATAGAGATCCGGTTGTTGCACGCTCCACTTCCGGATGCGATTTTAGAATCACAGACCTAATGAATAATGAATCTCCTATTTCTCTTTATCTCGTAATCCGTCCCTCAGACATTGACCGCTTACGCCCACTGATCAGACTCATTTTAAATATGGTCCTGCGCCGGCTTACTGAAAATATGGAATTTCAAAACGGCAGTGTTAAGGAAAGTTACAAGCACCGCCTTCTACTCATGCTCGATGAGTTCACCTCATTAGGCAAAATGGAAATATTTGAGCGGGCCTTGGCATTCATGGCCGGCTACGGAATCAAAGCCTACATAATAGTTCAAGATCTCACACAGCTTCAATCTGCTTACGGCAGGGATGAATCAATAATGAGCAACTGCCATTTAAGGATTGCATACGCCCCTAACAAAATCGAAACAGCAAAAACTCTCTCCGAAATGACAGGTAAAAGAACTGTCATCCAAAATAAGACTTCTCTTTCCGGAAGCAGATCAGGCCACCTTGGACGCGCAAGTGTCAGCATTTCTGAGGTTGCACGGCCACTGCTTACTCCCGATGAATGTATGCGCCTTCCAGGGGCGGAAAAAAACCGTGACGGAAATATAGTACGGCCCGGAGCTATGCTCATCTTTCCCGCCGGATTTGCGCCCATCTACGGCAAACAGATTCTTTTCTTTCTTGATCCTGAATTTCTTAAAAGGGCCAAGATTACAGCCCCTGACAAGTCAGACATTCTCGCAGAAATTGTCCCCTGCAAAGAAAAACCTGCAAAGACAGAGACTCAAACTAAAACCGAAGCCGACCGCAAAGAACTCGACGACCTCATTGAAGAGACAGAAGTCCATGAAGAATGCTGA
- a CDS encoding DUF1937 family protein — MNFIPSKPLSDLAKAPLKIYLACPYTHPDPEVRTSRYEAVNIAAAKIIVAGHIVYSPISHSHGITNTGLPMDWTFWKRIDQEFIRWADQVWILKLEGWEQSHGIGAELELAANELKVVRFVSPEHCNVSSF, encoded by the coding sequence ATGAATTTTATTCCCTCAAAACCGCTCTCTGATCTGGCAAAAGCACCTCTGAAAATTTATCTGGCGTGCCCGTACACACACCCTGATCCGGAAGTACGAACGAGCCGCTATGAAGCTGTAAATATTGCCGCCGCAAAAATCATTGTCGCTGGTCATATTGTTTATTCGCCAATTTCTCATTCACACGGAATAACAAATACAGGATTGCCCATGGATTGGACTTTTTGGAAACGCATTGATCAGGAATTTATACGCTGGGCGGATCAGGTCTGGATTCTTAAACTCGAAGGTTGGGAACAATCGCACGGGATTGGGGCTGAACTTGAATTAGCCGCAAATGAACTCAAGGTAGTCAGATTTGTTTCTCCAGAACATTGCAACGTATCCTCTTTCTAA
- the traF gene encoding conjugative transfer signal peptidase TraF has protein sequence MKSLVLTLFFCHSVAIIFLIHEVGYRVNFTESMPRGIYQIIPGKPAKGDLVTFSLREDNPYFQISLNRKYLGLNTNSPLLKILIGTAGDNIKISSTGVSVNNMLLPRSRQKRSDNYGKKLPVLLHSTIIPTAKGLVMSTHNENSFDGRYFGLVDVNQMQRVIPVLIFTPEDKTITEYSCPKCGCKLAHLSPTNEKKSRWICNGYPACDYWTSTPEDKVDDFTDVAQTKE, from the coding sequence GTGAAAAGTCTCGTCCTGACTCTTTTCTTCTGCCATAGCGTGGCAATCATTTTTCTCATTCACGAAGTTGGCTACCGCGTCAACTTCACTGAATCCATGCCCCGTGGCATTTACCAGATTATTCCCGGTAAGCCGGCTAAGGGAGATCTGGTTACTTTCAGTCTCCGTGAAGACAATCCATATTTTCAAATTTCGCTTAATCGTAAATATCTAGGGCTAAACACAAACAGTCCTCTCCTAAAAATCCTGATTGGAACCGCAGGCGACAATATAAAAATTTCAAGCACGGGCGTGTCTGTGAATAACATGTTGCTTCCACGCAGCAGACAGAAACGATCTGACAACTACGGAAAAAAACTTCCAGTGCTACTCCATTCTACAATTATCCCCACTGCAAAAGGTCTAGTCATGTCCACTCATAACGAGAACAGCTTCGATGGCCGTTACTTCGGACTGGTGGACGTGAACCAAATGCAGAGGGTCATTCCCGTTTTAATCTTTACTCCGGAGGATAAAACTATCACTGAATACTCCTGCCCGAAATGTGGATGCAAGTTAGCCCACTTATCGCCAACCAATGAAAAAAAATCCCGCTGGATTTGTAACGGCTATCCAGCTTGTGACTATTGGACATCAACACCGGAAGATAAAGTTGATGACTTCACTGATGTCGCACAAACAAAGGAATAA